The DNA window TTCGCCCCCAGCCAGGCCGGGCGACCGACGACCACAGCCGTCGGAGCATAGTAAGCCGCGGTCGGGGCATAATAGGCGGTCGTCGGTGCATAATAAGCCGTCGTCGCCGCCGGGTACGCCACGACCGGCGGAGCATAATAAGCTGCGCGGGCCACCGGGTAGGCCGCCACCGGAGCATAATAGGCCGGAGCCTGGTATACGGGGACCGCCACCGTGGGAGCGTAATACGCCACGACCGGACGACCCACCACAATCTGGGCGCTCGCTTCGGAAGCGCCTCCCAGACAGGCGAAGGCAACCGCTAACAGAAGGTAACGCATTGGGATTCCCTTTTTTTCAATCGTTGTGATCCGCTCCGGACAAGAGGGGAAAAACGCTGCTCCCAAACCCTTCCCCGGCGCCCTCCACTATAACTTGCCCGACCCCCAGCGTGCATCCTTTTTTCCGGTCTTTCGCGCAAGAAGCCACACCAAACAACGCGTTTTGATGGGTGTAGCCGGACCGTCCCGCGGGATGGGGCCTGGTCACCCCCCCACAATTTATTTGCGGAGCAAACCACCTTGAACTTCCTGGGATTTATGGACAGCACGTTCGGGCATGCTGAAGTACGCCCATGCGCCGAGCACTGCCCAGACCACGATCATCGGCGTAAAACAACGATAGAAGGTCACCACGCCACGCTGTCCCGCCAGGTTGTCCGGCATGAAGACGTCCGCCACAACGATCGAAGCAAGGCAAGCGAAAACAATGGCTGCGCTGACGCACATAAAGGCAATCGCCTGTGTGCGAGATTTGAACGGGTTCATTTTATCCCCCTCGTCGGATTCCGTCGGGTAACGTATCGCATCACGGGGCGGTGGCGGACAAGCACCTTGTCGGATAACGACCAGGTTACCCCATTCGCCGTAAAGGCAAAAGTTTGGGCGCAGCGATTTTCCTTCCGATGCGGCCCCGATTCCGCAAGAAAGACGGCCCACGGACGAACTACTTTCCGGAGGTCCTGACCATGAATGATTCCACTCGTAGTCTGCTGAATACCCTGTCCCAGGTGCTGTTGCGCTGCTGGATTCTGGGGACGTTGCTGCTCGTTCTGATGCTCGGTGCGATCCTGCTGCTGGGCTCTACGATCCATACCCTTCACGGCTCGATGTTTTCGCTCACGGCGCACGAGCTGGATCTGATCCTGTACTGCAGTATGGGGCTGCTCAAGCTGGCGGTGCTCTCCCTGTTTTTCATCCCCTGGCTGGCGATCCGGCTGACGCTCCTCAAACAGGCGTAGTCGGCGGGCGATGTTCAGGAACGCAATGGCGTTTCGTCCCAGACAGACCAGCGTTTCGTCACACCTTCGTAAACCCACCAGCCGGGATGGCAGGGCAGGCGTTTCTCTTCCCGCTTGCGGGCTTCGCCCTCGTTTTTGCTCCAGTACTCGCCGCACCAAAGCAGCCGGCAGTTTCCGTTGCGGCACTGGAAGTCATAACGCTTCGTGCCATAGTCGGGCAGGCGATCCTGCCCGCAGCGAGGGCAACGGCGGAACGCGATTTCCTGCGCGTCGTTTTCGTCCAGTAGACGCCAGTGCGGCAGCACCTGTTCGCGGAACAGGTCGACACGGTTCTGAAACGCGGCGATCGATACTTCGCAGCCGCTTCGCCGGAGCGAGTGGCTTTGCCAGTCCAGCGTCACATTGGTGCGGGCCGCGACGAAACCGGCCGGGTTATCTGCGCCGGCGGGTCGACAGATAAAGCCGCCATCGGCCGCCACGGCGCAGGCCGCCTGGTGCGGGATCACGTAGAAAGAGAAATCGGCCGCGTCGACCTGG is part of the Lignipirellula cremea genome and encodes:
- a CDS encoding DUF6868 family protein, which produces MNDSTRSLLNTLSQVLLRCWILGTLLLVLMLGAILLLGSTIHTLHGSMFSLTAHELDLILYCSMGLLKLAVLSLFFIPWLAIRLTLLKQA